The Hevea brasiliensis isolate MT/VB/25A 57/8 chromosome 1, ASM3005281v1, whole genome shotgun sequence genome has a window encoding:
- the LOC110656367 gene encoding nudix hydrolase 13, mitochondrial, translated as MSSILARTGRHRQRYENNVRLVSGCIPYRLRKDDDEESNDLENRIEVLMVSSPNRTDLVFPKGGWEDDETVYEAACREAIEEAGVKGILREVPLGVWHFKSKSRQDPCTLEGGCKGVMFALEVIEELDSWPEQENRDRKWLNIKDAFEFCRYEWMREALEIFLGVIAEDKKPEMEEEIVELSSVPVPEVVADCAILSSNCCAKPVNGQHDGVISFPWQIPLKGLPLT; from the exons ATGTCATCTATTCTAGCAAGAACAGGGAGACACCGACAACGTTATGAGAACAATGTTCGCCTTGTTTCTGG ATGTATTCCTTACAGACTAAGAAAAGACGACGACGAAGAAAGCAATGACTTAGAAAACAGGATAGAAGTTCTCATGGTTTCCTCGCCGAATCGAACTGATCTTGTGTTTCCTAAG GGTGGATGGGAAGATGATGAGACTGTGTACGAAGCAGCATGTCGAGAAGCCATAGAAGAAGCAGGAGTGAAAGGAATACTCAGA GAAGTACCCCTTGGAGTTTGGCACTTCAAAAGCAAGAGTAGACAAGATCCTTGCACCCTGGAAGGAGGCTGCAAAGGAGTCATGTTCGCTTTAGAGGTGATCGAGGAGCTCGATAGTTGGCCTGAACAGGAAAATCGCGATAGGAAATGG CTAAACATAAAAGATGCATTTGAATTCTGTCGATATGAATGGATGAGAGAAGCGCTGGAAATTTTTCTAGGAGTCATAGCAGAAGACAAGAAACCTGAGATGGAGGAAGAGATAGTGGAACTCTCTTCAGTGCCTGTGCCAGAAGTTGTTGCAGACTGTGCAATACTATCATCAAACTGCTGTGCAAAGCCTGTGAACGGTCAGCACGATGGTGTGATTTCATTCCCCTGGCAAATTCCTCTCAAGGGCTTGCCTCTGACATAA